From one Rhodopirellula islandica genomic stretch:
- the galE gene encoding UDP-glucose 4-epimerase GalE has product MKVFVVGGAGYIGSHAVALLLDAGHEVVVFDNLSRGHAKSVPEGLLVEGDLSDQAKLTSLLKEHSIDAVMHFAAFAEVGESVRDPAIYYQNNVVATLSLLEAMRAADVKNIVFSSTTATYGQPDTVPIPETTPQNPINPYGFSKLVIEKALADYAHAYGFAYAALRYFNAAGARPDGTIGEHHDPESHLIPIVLQVALGQRESISIFGDDYPTPDGTCIRDYIHVDDLGDAHLRALDRLVPGEGIKVNLGTGRGTSVREIVDACRSVTGHPIPEVMGQRRPGDPAELIADAKLAGEVLGWKPRYTEIQDIVKTAWNWHQAHPQGYDTV; this is encoded by the coding sequence ATGAAAGTTTTCGTCGTCGGCGGTGCCGGGTACATCGGGTCCCACGCGGTCGCTTTGTTGCTCGATGCCGGTCACGAAGTGGTTGTGTTTGACAACTTGTCACGCGGCCACGCCAAATCGGTCCCAGAAGGCTTGCTGGTCGAGGGAGACCTGAGCGATCAAGCGAAGCTGACTTCGCTGTTGAAGGAGCACTCGATCGACGCGGTGATGCACTTCGCCGCGTTCGCCGAAGTCGGTGAATCGGTCCGTGATCCGGCGATCTATTACCAGAACAACGTCGTGGCAACGTTGTCCTTGTTGGAAGCGATGCGAGCAGCGGATGTCAAAAACATTGTGTTCAGCAGCACCACGGCGACCTACGGGCAACCTGACACGGTGCCGATCCCAGAGACCACGCCGCAGAACCCAATCAATCCCTACGGGTTCTCGAAGTTGGTGATTGAAAAGGCGTTGGCGGACTACGCTCATGCCTACGGGTTCGCCTACGCGGCGCTGCGTTACTTCAACGCCGCAGGAGCACGCCCAGACGGAACGATTGGCGAGCACCACGATCCCGAGTCGCACTTGATCCCGATCGTGTTGCAGGTGGCTTTGGGGCAACGTGAATCGATTTCGATTTTCGGCGATGATTATCCGACGCCAGATGGCACGTGCATCCGCGATTACATCCACGTCGACGACCTGGGAGATGCTCACCTGCGGGCTCTCGACCGGTTGGTTCCGGGGGAAGGCATCAAAGTGAACCTGGGGACTGGCCGAGGCACCAGCGTTCGAGAAATTGTCGATGCATGCCGGTCCGTGACCGGGCATCCGATCCCTGAAGTGATGGGGCAGCGTCGCCCAGGAGACCCAGCGGAGCTGATTGCCGACGCGAAATTGGCGGGGGAAGTGCTGGGCTGGAAACCCCGCTACACCGAGATCCAGGACATCGTGAAGACGGCTTGGAATTGGCATCAAGCACACCCCCAGGGTTACGACACGGTTTGA
- a CDS encoding YbjN domain-containing protein — translation MSAQVDQFSAYLDRGGINYEQDSENNFFRMMFDGKHGDIRVLIVVEDALIQAFSHPANKIPENNRRSIAEAVCRANYGLKIGSFELDMEDGELRYQTSIPLSDDFPDDDVLDHILYVGGAMVDRYVPAFLSIIYGNEDVKLAIEAAEL, via the coding sequence ATGTCTGCCCAAGTCGACCAGTTCTCAGCTTATTTGGACCGTGGAGGGATCAATTACGAACAGGACAGCGAAAACAACTTCTTCCGAATGATGTTCGACGGAAAACACGGTGACATTCGTGTGCTGATTGTGGTCGAGGACGCTCTGATTCAGGCCTTCTCTCACCCGGCCAATAAAATCCCCGAGAACAACCGACGCTCCATCGCCGAAGCCGTCTGCCGCGCGAATTACGGGCTGAAAATTGGAAGTTTCGAGCTCGACATGGAAGACGGCGAACTGCGGTACCAAACATCGATCCCGCTGAGCGACGACTTTCCCGACGACGATGTGCTGGACCACATCCTGTACGTGGGCGGTGCAATGGTCGATCGCTACGTCCCCGCCTTTCTGTCCATCATCTACGGCAACGAAGATGTGAAACTGGCGATCGAAGCCGCCGAATTGTAG
- a CDS encoding Ig-like domain-containing protein codes for MNFDNSSRRPSESKRSFRTQVRHRLMSWIQGTSPSPVGEAVQRGRLQLESLEKRQMMAGDVELFATEGFFGSAGESSAAVESSSTDRGTSDRAAEGEPGQDLVQFAKDLDAAGVTFYGAHWCPACTQQKQLFEDGGDDLPFVEVTLPDRTQDSQFASLNISEYPTWIFPDGTRLTGVQSLETLSTRSGVAIPTSDNENPSFETIDAQTVELGSPLHIPIDGYDAEGGPLTVTVSVANPSLVEATVLSGNRSLRLDMDGFGDMVFELFEQRAERPTERVIELANSGFYDGIIFHRVVNGFVIQGGDPTGTGTGGSDLGDFDDEFHPDLQHNRTGVLSFAKSSDDTNDSQFFITEVETDFLDFNHSVFGQLVEGEDVREAISNMQVNNSTSNAPTTDIVINNATIFDDTENSVIMLKGLGGTGSTTVTVTITDSDGNSYDQVVPVTITDPASDRRNAQPYLKDISVPASSSKTAPVELQLESFDLEDDAVQYFISGGVTGGTATVNASTGLLEVTPTAGVAGTQTVSLTVGVAAAASTDTSSDLQSLVFTFTDDNTQAPAAPSSLDLRSSSDTGNSSGDNLTNAASLTFDVSGVTTGATVQIINTADNTVVGVGTASGGSVAITTSNLAAIGDGTYSLAARQIVNGVTSGTSTALSVTLDRTDPSFTLPANSSTGNVGAAYQANLSSSEEGSGATYSLTVFPAGATIGSSTGIINWTPTEAQLGSNDFTVEIRDLAGNTYTESFAVTIAEEALARLEVRLTDLDGNTIDSVDVGQEFFLQLIGVDARPREDLGGIYSAYADIEFDSSIADFVVGTSIEYDSDFDFLPRGTLTSGLFNEIGSASSRFSPTNEEESVMATVRMVAIADGSLTFTTNPADVSANETLLFFNNDRLPAGSINYGSTTLTVGDVSANNPPVGVDDTFTVISGSGQNTLDVLANEASTADPGETLSITAVGTASNGGTLSIASDGLSINYTPPASFIGTDTFQYTLSDGTSTDTVQVTVNIQSDDNAPTAVDDSFPASGTILEDSAAVTYDVLANDTTDADNESFTITGVGSASNGGQVSIANSGTGLSYEPAANFNGTETVTYTIRDTGGGLSTATVTFTVTAVNDAPVAESITVDTVRGTSNEAVITRSDLPTNVDVGEVLQFVSLSTPTAGGTVTVSSDGSSVLYTPPSGTFTGTDTFTYQVQDAGGLSSSTATITVNVADYLARTFNFTFDSIGALSSSFYDAAILTGTNARGEAVSIPLSDSSVVVSGGTVSVPDMLPGSYKLSIPAVPFFEGGEEAREIDIESAADESDEDVSLSFGRLLPEYIRVNDWFGSAPALRVVAAVLPGSNALYMQSSDAADSRLSELELSLNAAATSITVNATESTTTDGATTTAQVSGIADLADGNALEVRGQVGDYRLVILNFDESGFELETPSSSSTAAASTQSTQAAGEPLASAVTVADAMVPVSDLGTTRVQSSVEPSGEPIEILSEGSQKVVAGADEASQIDAAMPDVGTSLTRISGTEEVVASGVTGQPQLLGEAVDEVLTGTSGAN; via the coding sequence ATGAACTTCGACAATTCTTCTCGCCGTCCATCCGAATCCAAGCGATCGTTCCGAACTCAAGTTCGGCACCGTTTGATGTCTTGGATTCAAGGAACGTCCCCTTCCCCTGTTGGCGAGGCTGTCCAGCGAGGACGCTTGCAGTTGGAATCGCTGGAAAAACGTCAGATGATGGCGGGTGATGTCGAGCTTTTCGCAACCGAAGGGTTCTTCGGTTCAGCGGGCGAGTCGTCGGCTGCCGTGGAGAGTTCGTCCACCGATCGCGGGACGTCAGACCGAGCTGCCGAAGGTGAGCCCGGCCAAGACTTGGTCCAATTCGCGAAGGACTTGGATGCGGCCGGGGTGACTTTTTACGGTGCTCACTGGTGCCCTGCATGCACGCAGCAAAAGCAATTGTTCGAAGATGGTGGCGATGATCTGCCGTTCGTGGAGGTCACGCTTCCCGATCGAACGCAAGATTCGCAGTTTGCATCGTTGAACATCAGCGAGTATCCAACCTGGATATTCCCCGATGGAACTCGGCTGACGGGGGTTCAATCGCTGGAAACCCTGAGCACTCGCAGCGGCGTCGCCATTCCGACGTCGGACAACGAAAATCCATCCTTCGAGACCATCGACGCGCAAACCGTTGAGCTTGGTTCGCCGCTGCATATTCCAATCGATGGTTACGATGCCGAAGGTGGTCCGCTGACCGTGACGGTTTCGGTGGCCAATCCAAGTTTGGTGGAAGCGACCGTGCTGAGTGGGAACCGCTCGCTCCGTTTGGACATGGACGGATTTGGAGACATGGTCTTCGAATTGTTCGAACAGCGTGCCGAGCGTCCCACCGAACGAGTCATTGAGTTGGCCAACAGCGGCTTTTACGACGGGATCATTTTCCACCGAGTCGTCAACGGTTTTGTGATCCAAGGTGGAGATCCCACCGGCACTGGAACGGGCGGTTCCGACCTGGGTGACTTCGATGACGAATTCCATCCTGATTTGCAGCACAACCGAACGGGCGTTTTGTCGTTCGCGAAATCGTCGGATGACACGAACGACTCGCAGTTCTTCATCACGGAAGTGGAAACGGATTTCCTCGACTTCAATCACTCGGTGTTTGGGCAGTTGGTCGAAGGAGAAGACGTTCGTGAAGCGATCAGCAACATGCAGGTCAACAACAGCACGTCGAATGCTCCCACAACCGACATCGTGATCAACAACGCGACGATCTTTGATGACACCGAGAATTCGGTGATCATGTTGAAAGGATTGGGGGGCACGGGCAGTACCACTGTGACGGTGACCATCACCGACTCGGATGGAAACTCCTATGATCAGGTGGTTCCAGTGACGATCACGGATCCAGCATCGGATCGTCGCAACGCTCAGCCTTACCTCAAGGACATCAGCGTCCCGGCATCCTCCTCCAAGACAGCTCCGGTGGAGTTGCAGTTGGAGAGCTTTGACCTCGAGGACGATGCGGTTCAGTACTTCATCAGCGGTGGCGTGACCGGAGGCACCGCCACGGTCAACGCATCGACCGGACTGCTGGAAGTGACACCCACCGCCGGCGTTGCGGGAACGCAAACGGTATCGCTGACCGTGGGAGTGGCAGCCGCTGCGAGCACGGATACGAGTTCCGACTTGCAAAGTTTGGTGTTCACTTTCACGGACGACAACACGCAAGCACCGGCGGCGCCGTCTTCGCTGGACCTTCGGTCGTCATCGGACACGGGGAACAGCAGCGGTGACAACTTGACCAACGCGGCGTCGTTGACCTTTGATGTCAGCGGTGTGACCACCGGGGCGACGGTTCAGATCATCAACACGGCGGACAACACGGTGGTCGGTGTGGGAACCGCCTCGGGCGGATCGGTCGCGATCACGACCAGCAACTTGGCCGCGATTGGCGATGGCACCTACAGCTTGGCTGCTCGTCAGATCGTCAATGGTGTGACTAGCGGCACGTCGACGGCATTGTCTGTCACGCTGGACCGCACGGACCCATCGTTCACGTTGCCAGCCAACTCGTCCACGGGCAATGTGGGAGCGGCTTATCAAGCGAACCTGTCCAGCAGCGAAGAAGGCAGTGGTGCCACTTACAGTTTGACGGTTTTCCCCGCTGGAGCCACGATCGGTTCGTCGACAGGGATCATCAACTGGACGCCCACCGAAGCTCAATTGGGATCCAATGACTTCACCGTCGAGATCCGTGACTTGGCCGGCAACACTTACACGGAGTCGTTTGCCGTCACGATTGCCGAGGAGGCTTTGGCGCGACTGGAGGTGCGGCTGACGGACTTGGATGGCAACACGATTGACTCGGTTGATGTGGGGCAAGAGTTCTTCCTGCAGTTGATCGGTGTCGACGCTCGGCCACGCGAGGATCTCGGCGGGATCTATTCCGCTTATGCGGACATCGAGTTTGATTCCTCGATCGCTGATTTCGTCGTAGGCACTTCGATTGAATACGACAGCGACTTTGACTTCTTGCCTCGGGGCACGTTGACCAGCGGGCTGTTCAACGAAATCGGATCGGCGAGCAGTCGATTCTCGCCGACCAATGAGGAAGAGTCCGTGATGGCGACGGTTCGCATGGTCGCGATTGCGGACGGTTCGCTGACGTTCACGACCAACCCCGCGGATGTGAGTGCCAACGAGACATTGTTGTTCTTCAACAACGATCGCTTGCCCGCCGGTTCAATCAACTATGGCAGCACCACGCTGACCGTTGGTGACGTCAGTGCGAACAATCCACCCGTGGGCGTGGATGACACGTTCACTGTGATTTCGGGATCGGGGCAGAACACGTTGGACGTGTTGGCCAACGAAGCATCCACCGCTGATCCTGGCGAGACCCTCAGCATCACGGCTGTTGGCACCGCCTCCAATGGTGGCACGCTGAGCATTGCCTCCGATGGTTTGTCGATCAACTACACGCCTCCAGCCAGCTTCATTGGAACCGACACGTTTCAGTACACGCTCAGCGATGGAACCAGCACGGACACCGTTCAGGTGACCGTGAACATCCAGAGCGATGACAACGCGCCGACCGCCGTCGATGATTCTTTCCCAGCCTCGGGAACGATCTTGGAAGACTCCGCAGCGGTGACCTACGACGTTCTCGCGAATGACACGACCGACGCGGACAACGAATCGTTCACGATCACTGGCGTGGGGTCGGCATCCAACGGTGGTCAAGTTTCGATCGCCAACAGCGGAACGGGACTCTCCTACGAACCCGCAGCGAATTTCAACGGCACCGAAACGGTGACCTACACCATCCGAGATACCGGCGGTGGACTGTCGACGGCGACAGTGACCTTCACGGTGACCGCGGTGAACGACGCGCCGGTTGCCGAAAGCATCACTGTCGATACCGTGCGGGGCACCAGCAACGAGGCCGTGATCACGCGAAGCGATCTGCCGACCAATGTCGATGTCGGCGAGGTGTTGCAATTCGTCAGTCTCAGCACGCCAACGGCGGGCGGGACGGTGACCGTGAGCTCGGACGGTTCCAGCGTGTTGTACACGCCACCAAGCGGAACCTTCACCGGCACCGACACGTTCACTTACCAAGTACAAGATGCTGGTGGACTGTCCAGTTCCACGGCCACGATCACGGTGAACGTGGCGGACTACTTGGCCCGGACGTTCAACTTCACGTTTGATTCGATCGGTGCGTTGTCGAGCAGTTTCTATGACGCCGCCATTTTGACTGGCACCAACGCTCGCGGTGAAGCGGTTTCAATTCCACTGTCGGATTCTTCCGTCGTGGTCTCGGGTGGCACGGTCAGTGTTCCGGATATGTTGCCCGGTTCGTACAAGCTGAGTATTCCTGCGGTGCCGTTCTTTGAAGGTGGAGAAGAGGCTCGCGAGATCGACATTGAAAGTGCTGCGGATGAGTCCGACGAAGACGTTTCGTTGAGCTTCGGGCGATTGCTGCCGGAGTACATTCGAGTGAACGACTGGTTCGGATCCGCACCGGCGCTGCGTGTCGTCGCGGCAGTTTTGCCTGGCAGCAATGCCTTGTACATGCAGTCCAGCGACGCGGCGGATTCACGTTTGAGCGAGTTGGAATTGTCGCTCAACGCAGCGGCCACCAGCATCACGGTCAATGCGACCGAGTCGACCACCACCGATGGAGCGACCACCACGGCTCAGGTCAGCGGCATCGCGGATTTAGCCGATGGCAACGCCTTGGAAGTTCGCGGCCAGGTGGGTGATTATCGGTTGGTGATCCTTAACTTTGACGAATCAGGCTTTGAACTGGAAACACCGTCGTCCAGTTCCACGGCAGCGGCGAGCACGCAATCGACGCAAGCCGCAGGGGAACCGTTGGCATCAGCCGTGACCGTTGCGGATGCGATGGTGCCTGTCAGCGACCTCGGAACCACGCGTGTGCAAAGCAGCGTGGAACCGTCCGGCGAGCCCATCGAGATCCTTTCTGAGGGGTCTCAAAAGGTGGTTGCAGGGGCCGATGAGGCCAGCCAAATCGATGCCGCGATGCCCGATGTTGGCACCAGTTTGACACGAATTTCTGGCACCGAAGAGGTGGTTGCCAGCGGCGTCACGGGCCAACCTCAATTGCTCGGCGAAGCCGTCGATGAGGTCTTGACAGGCACTTCTGGGGCAAACTGA
- a CDS encoding beta-ketoacyl-ACP synthase III: MIETSSNATAPDVAAKSVNEESPAESTNAPLETGPGSMPQKKATRGRMGKLKGVRVAGTGSYVPERIVTNEDLAALGCDSDWIVRRTGIRQRRHAEPEQATSDLCYEAALRCLENAKVSIDQIDLILVATITPDHPTPSTACHLQRRLGAVAPAMDVGAACAGFMYALVTGAQFVSNGNAQNVLVIGADLMSRTVDPEDKKTYPLFGDAAGAALLVPSNEDDGQSNDGESASSDSGIQDTDIQTDGFLAYQLGSEGCGGEMLCIPAGGSRTPIASGTDPAASRYLQMDGRGVFKWAVRIFDESAKDVLNAANVSSDQLGLVVLHQANQRIIDSAVSDLNVPPEKVFVNLDKYGNTSGASIPLALDEAAREGRLKEGDLLLLCGFGAGLAWGTALLRW; encoded by the coding sequence ATGATCGAAACCTCCTCGAATGCCACCGCCCCTGACGTGGCCGCGAAATCTGTGAACGAAGAATCCCCCGCCGAATCGACGAACGCCCCACTCGAAACTGGTCCCGGATCGATGCCTCAAAAGAAGGCCACTCGCGGCCGGATGGGCAAACTGAAAGGGGTTCGGGTCGCCGGAACGGGATCGTACGTTCCCGAACGAATTGTCACCAACGAAGACTTGGCCGCCTTGGGTTGCGACAGCGACTGGATTGTTCGTCGCACCGGCATCCGGCAACGTCGACATGCCGAACCCGAGCAAGCGACCAGCGACCTATGCTATGAAGCCGCGCTTCGCTGTCTTGAGAATGCCAAGGTCTCGATCGACCAGATTGATTTGATTCTGGTTGCCACCATCACACCGGATCATCCCACGCCTTCGACCGCGTGCCATCTGCAACGCCGGCTCGGGGCGGTCGCACCGGCGATGGATGTGGGCGCCGCATGTGCTGGATTCATGTACGCGTTGGTCACCGGAGCGCAGTTTGTCTCCAACGGCAACGCTCAAAACGTGTTGGTCATTGGTGCGGACTTGATGAGCCGCACGGTGGATCCCGAGGACAAGAAAACCTACCCGTTGTTTGGTGATGCCGCGGGCGCGGCCTTGTTGGTTCCTTCCAACGAGGATGACGGCCAGTCCAACGATGGCGAGAGTGCCTCCAGTGACTCAGGCATCCAAGACACAGACATCCAGACCGACGGGTTTTTGGCGTATCAGCTCGGCAGTGAAGGTTGCGGTGGCGAGATGCTGTGCATCCCTGCTGGTGGTTCGCGAACGCCAATCGCGTCCGGCACCGATCCCGCCGCCAGTCGCTATTTGCAGATGGATGGTCGGGGCGTGTTCAAGTGGGCGGTGCGAATCTTTGACGAGAGCGCCAAAGATGTGTTGAATGCAGCCAATGTTTCCTCCGATCAACTTGGCTTGGTTGTCTTGCACCAAGCCAACCAGCGAATCATTGACTCCGCGGTGTCGGATTTGAACGTGCCGCCTGAGAAGGTGTTCGTGAATCTAGACAAGTACGGCAACACGTCGGGAGCGAGCATCCCGCTGGCATTGGACGAAGCCGCTCGCGAGGGACGCTTGAAAGAAGGCGACCTGTTGTTGCTGTGCGGGTTTGGTGCCGGATTGGCTTGGGGCACCGCACTGCTGCGTTGGTAG
- the xerD gene encoding site-specific tyrosine recombinase XerD, whose translation MAKRRTKLQQLQTGQTESAAPSAGQAVCDEFLVYLKRECHLADNTISAYGRDMKRFVTWMDGRRPADLTITELSDFVASLHGEGLAPASISRAIVAIRTFFRYLQLEGITVDNPAELLATQKAWQRMPGVLSPNEVEAFLSAVKKSDSFWQRDRALLEVLYATGCRASEVCTLRVRDLTLEERTLRCHGKGDKQRMVPIGGGAIRAIQLYLEESRQLLADRNPGQVDELFLSRSGKALDRIQLWRLVKRYAKRAGISDEISPHSLRHSFATHLLAGGADLRQVQEMLGHASIQTTQIYTHVEHSRLQRVHREFHPRA comes from the coding sequence GTGGCTAAACGACGCACAAAACTGCAGCAATTGCAGACTGGACAGACAGAATCGGCTGCTCCTTCGGCCGGTCAAGCGGTTTGTGATGAATTTTTGGTTTACTTGAAACGCGAATGTCATCTCGCCGACAACACCATCTCCGCCTACGGGCGAGACATGAAACGGTTTGTCACCTGGATGGACGGACGCCGCCCCGCGGACCTGACGATCACCGAATTGTCGGACTTCGTCGCCTCACTGCACGGCGAAGGGCTGGCTCCCGCGTCCATTTCCCGAGCGATTGTGGCGATCCGGACATTCTTCCGGTACTTGCAACTCGAAGGCATCACGGTCGACAACCCGGCCGAACTGCTGGCGACGCAAAAGGCTTGGCAGCGCATGCCGGGCGTGCTCTCGCCCAACGAAGTCGAGGCGTTCCTCTCCGCCGTTAAAAAATCCGATTCCTTCTGGCAGCGAGATCGTGCGTTGCTGGAAGTGCTCTACGCAACCGGTTGCCGTGCGTCCGAGGTCTGCACGCTTCGCGTTCGAGACTTGACGCTCGAGGAACGCACCCTCCGCTGTCACGGGAAGGGAGACAAACAACGCATGGTCCCCATCGGCGGCGGCGCAATCCGAGCGATTCAGCTTTACCTCGAAGAGAGCCGGCAACTCCTGGCGGACCGCAACCCCGGTCAAGTCGACGAGCTGTTCCTTTCAAGAAGCGGCAAAGCACTGGACCGAATCCAACTCTGGCGGTTGGTGAAACGCTATGCCAAGCGGGCGGGGATCTCAGACGAGATCAGCCCGCACAGCTTGCGTCACAGCTTCGCGACGCACTTGCTGGCCGGTGGTGCTGACCTTCGGCAGGTCCAAGAGATGCTCGGACACGCCAGCATCCAAACGACCCAAATCTACACCCACGTCGAACACTCGCGATTGCAACGCGTGCACCGAGAATTTCACCCCCGGGCGTGA
- a CDS encoding MotA/TolQ/ExbB proton channel family protein, with protein MMGTVLRDLNDNMLFWQLLLQGEVPAPKPDSIWSIVTSGGIPGLMILFVLLAFSIAAVYLVVDQSLALRRRDVVPDKLSEGVATALQSSRLAEAETLLRQNPSVLAGVIAVGLNHREYGWPEVEKSVEDALVDQSSRMLRRIDYLAMIANLAPMVGLLGTVTGMIFAFRQVAATRGAAGAGDLAEGIYQALVTTVGGLLVAIPALAASGVLRNRVDALLSDVTMHADRALAPLRRRAAAASRLVSASTPGGGRIVAVPPAQMPGRKAPPPEQDGTR; from the coding sequence ATGATGGGAACCGTGCTTCGCGATCTGAATGACAACATGCTTTTCTGGCAGCTTCTGTTGCAGGGAGAGGTGCCGGCACCAAAGCCGGATTCCATTTGGTCGATTGTGACCAGCGGTGGAATCCCGGGCTTGATGATCTTGTTCGTGTTGCTCGCCTTCAGCATTGCGGCGGTCTACTTGGTGGTCGATCAATCGTTGGCTCTGCGGCGTCGTGATGTTGTGCCGGACAAGCTCAGTGAAGGAGTCGCAACGGCGCTCCAGTCGTCGCGATTGGCGGAAGCGGAAACCTTGCTGCGTCAGAATCCAAGTGTTCTGGCGGGGGTCATCGCGGTTGGATTGAACCATCGCGAATATGGATGGCCGGAAGTCGAAAAGTCGGTCGAAGACGCGCTGGTGGATCAGTCCTCTCGCATGCTGCGGCGGATCGATTATCTGGCGATGATTGCCAACCTGGCTCCGATGGTTGGGTTGCTGGGAACGGTGACCGGAATGATTTTCGCGTTTCGCCAAGTCGCCGCGACTCGTGGTGCTGCTGGTGCGGGAGATTTGGCAGAGGGGATTTATCAAGCACTGGTCACAACGGTTGGTGGATTGCTGGTGGCGATTCCAGCACTTGCCGCGTCGGGCGTGCTGCGAAATCGAGTGGACGCGTTGTTGTCCGATGTCACAATGCATGCGGATCGAGCCTTGGCACCGCTTCGCCGCCGTGCTGCGGCGGCGTCCCGACTGGTCTCAGCCAGCACTCCTGGTGGCGGCCGGATTGTCGCCGTGCCGCCTGCTCAAATGCCCGGCCGAAAAGCACCGCCTCCCGAACAGGATGGAACCCGATGA
- a CDS encoding HU family DNA-binding protein, translated as MAKVPPKPPTKTQIIANIAEETELTKKDVAAVLDSLAGEIEKSLQKGGPGQFAIPGLCKIVLKDVPAKPKRKGRNPANGEEIWLAPKPASKKLTIRPLKGLKEMI; from the coding sequence ATGGCCAAAGTACCGCCCAAACCACCGACGAAGACTCAAATCATCGCCAACATTGCAGAAGAGACCGAACTGACCAAGAAAGACGTTGCTGCTGTCCTCGATTCGTTGGCTGGTGAAATCGAGAAGTCGCTGCAAAAGGGTGGCCCCGGACAATTCGCTATCCCCGGTCTTTGCAAGATCGTGTTGAAGGACGTTCCCGCCAAGCCAAAGCGAAAAGGTCGCAACCCTGCGAACGGCGAAGAAATCTGGTTGGCACCCAAGCCCGCCAGCAAGAAACTGACCATCCGCCCACTGAAGGGCCTGAAGGAAATGATCTGA
- the ahcY gene encoding adenosylhomocysteinase, with protein MSQVETTKLPYKVKDISLADYGRKEIELAENEMPGLMALRSKYGAEKPLKGARIAGCLHMTIQTAVLIETLVELGAEVTWSSCNIFSTQDHAAAAIAAAGIPVYAWKGMSDEEFDWCIEQTLDFPSGEKLNMILDDGGDLTAMVHDRFPELLDNIHGISEETTAGVHRLEVLNKTGKLRVPSINVNDSATKSKFDNLYGCRESLADGVKRATDVMLAGKVAVVCGYGDVGKGCAHSLKSYGCRVLVTEVDPINALQAAMEGFEVTTMEEACKEGRLYVTTTGNKDIILGEHMKQMPNDAILCNIGHFDTEIDIAWAEQQVADGKATLSEIKPSDIGAVDRFTFSDTGRSIIILAKGRLVNLGCATGHPSFVMSSSFTNQVLAQLELYQNRDNDKYGVQVYLLPKELDEEVARLHLDAIGVKLTKLTQEQADYIGVPVEGPYKPNHYRY; from the coding sequence GTGTCACAAGTTGAAACGACAAAGTTGCCTTACAAGGTCAAAGACATTTCGCTGGCCGATTACGGTCGCAAAGAAATCGAATTGGCCGAGAACGAAATGCCGGGTTTGATGGCACTTCGGAGCAAGTACGGTGCGGAAAAGCCCTTGAAGGGGGCCCGCATCGCTGGTTGCTTGCACATGACCATCCAAACCGCGGTTCTGATCGAGACGTTGGTCGAGCTGGGAGCCGAGGTGACTTGGAGCAGCTGCAATATTTTCAGCACGCAAGATCACGCTGCTGCTGCCATCGCTGCCGCTGGAATCCCTGTTTACGCCTGGAAGGGCATGTCGGACGAGGAGTTCGATTGGTGCATCGAGCAAACGTTGGATTTCCCCTCCGGCGAAAAGCTCAACATGATCTTGGACGATGGTGGTGACTTGACCGCCATGGTGCACGATCGATTCCCTGAACTGCTCGACAACATCCACGGAATCAGCGAAGAGACCACCGCCGGCGTTCACCGCCTGGAAGTGTTGAACAAAACGGGCAAGTTGCGTGTGCCTTCGATCAACGTCAATGACTCCGCGACCAAGAGCAAGTTCGACAACCTGTATGGTTGCCGCGAATCTTTGGCGGATGGTGTCAAGCGTGCGACCGACGTGATGTTGGCCGGCAAAGTGGCCGTGGTTTGCGGTTACGGCGACGTTGGAAAGGGCTGTGCACACAGCCTGAAGAGCTATGGCTGCCGTGTTTTGGTCACCGAAGTCGACCCCATCAACGCATTGCAAGCGGCGATGGAAGGCTTCGAAGTCACCACGATGGAAGAGGCCTGCAAAGAAGGTCGTTTGTACGTCACCACGACGGGCAACAAAGACATCATCTTGGGCGAGCACATGAAGCAAATGCCCAACGACGCGATCCTTTGTAACATTGGTCACTTTGACACCGAAATCGATATCGCTTGGGCTGAGCAACAAGTTGCCGACGGCAAAGCGACGTTGAGCGAAATCAAGCCATCGGACATTGGTGCCGTGGACCGCTTCACGTTCAGCGATACCGGCCGAAGCATCATCATCTTGGCCAAGGGCCGTTTGGTGAACTTGGGTTGTGCCACCGGGCACCCCAGCTTTGTCATGAGCAGCTCGTTCACCAACCAGGTGCTGGCTCAGTTGGAGCTTTACCAGAACCGTGACAACGACAAGTACGGTGTTCAGGTTTACTTGTTGCCCAAAGAGTTGGACGAAGAAGTTGCCCGCCTGCACTTGGACGCTATCGGCGTGAAGTTGACCAAGCTGACTCAAGAGCAAGCCGATTACATCGGTGTGCCAGTGGAAGGTCCCTACAAGCCCAATCACTACCGCTATTAA